One genomic segment of Deltaproteobacteria bacterium includes these proteins:
- a CDS encoding cytochrome c3 family protein: protein MKFPPLGSLLCILALAIPTGLQAEPSVLPPSVDPTSGCAVCHAEAVAGFKAGQGEDGPHADVECTDCHRSRTFNPHVAGDLSQEDRAALAKLAPYGERVSDAYLACLDCHDEPYEAWKESIHGSEANQERPDRAPLCADCHGSPHLVSTAPKMKKELAARCIACHEFPSEGGAQAEVVDTYRETIHGKMISLGNDRAAVCTDCHGGHAIFPEDDPRSTVHADNRVATCETCHPGASESFTHAISHVPHRFDTDFWGGFTAFAFSLLTLGTIFLLFLHIGADFFRSTRAHHPEFSEADDEEAPPAELPVKRFDIHMRLQHGLMLLSFIVLGVTGWPLKAASTEASLRMTEFLGGQATLALIHRIAGVVMLISAVYHLLYLGIRFARGNLSLGLVPAPKDVRDLFANLGYFFGLRKERPDFGNWAYHEKFDYWAVFWGVAIMGGSGLLLWFPTWFAKVLPGHAISLGQIVHSDEALLAILAIFLWHFYNVHLRPTVFPMSWVWLNGTMPAEAYYEEHRGAYEKQFGKKPPRKPAHDLWHARRRWSYGALAIVVLAAVVVLISDASAIRNRIAELSAPGETAKPAAVKTPEPGKAEASPAKGKAVEGEVVVNGVAESACFACHNKGRFEEGGNFPHGMHFEEQDVSRDCVECHQATWHQSLGLYTQVCLDCHDAEELPIRTAPEEGTPEEGTEEGAEEAPTPEE from the coding sequence ATGAAATTCCCCCCCCTCGGATCGCTTCTCTGCATCCTTGCTCTGGCAATCCCGACAGGTCTCCAGGCGGAGCCTTCGGTCCTCCCCCCCAGCGTCGATCCCACCTCCGGCTGCGCCGTCTGCCACGCCGAGGCCGTCGCCGGCTTCAAGGCCGGCCAGGGGGAGGACGGCCCCCACGCCGACGTCGAGTGCACCGACTGCCACCGCTCGCGGACCTTCAATCCCCACGTGGCCGGCGACCTCTCACAGGAGGATCGCGCGGCCCTCGCGAAGCTCGCCCCCTACGGGGAGCGGGTCTCGGACGCCTACCTCGCCTGCCTGGACTGCCACGACGAGCCCTACGAGGCCTGGAAGGAGAGCATCCACGGCAGCGAGGCCAACCAGGAGCGCCCCGATCGGGCGCCGCTCTGCGCCGACTGCCACGGCAGCCCGCACCTGGTCTCCACCGCTCCGAAGATGAAGAAGGAGCTCGCGGCCCGCTGCATCGCCTGCCACGAGTTCCCCAGTGAGGGCGGCGCCCAGGCCGAGGTGGTCGACACCTATCGCGAGACCATCCACGGCAAGATGATCTCCCTGGGCAACGACCGCGCCGCGGTCTGCACCGACTGCCACGGCGGCCACGCGATCTTCCCCGAGGACGATCCGCGCTCGACGGTGCACGCCGACAACCGGGTCGCCACCTGCGAGACCTGCCACCCCGGGGCGAGCGAGAGCTTCACCCACGCCATCTCCCACGTCCCCCACCGCTTCGACACCGACTTCTGGGGCGGCTTCACCGCCTTCGCCTTCTCCCTGCTCACCCTCGGCACGATCTTCCTGCTCTTCCTGCACATCGGCGCCGACTTCTTCCGCAGCACCCGGGCGCACCACCCCGAGTTCTCGGAGGCCGACGACGAGGAGGCGCCGCCCGCGGAGCTTCCGGTCAAGCGCTTCGACATCCACATGCGCTTGCAGCACGGCCTGATGCTTTTGTCCTTCATCGTCCTGGGGGTCACCGGCTGGCCGCTTAAGGCGGCGAGCACCGAGGCCTCCCTGCGGATGACCGAGTTCCTCGGCGGCCAGGCCACCCTCGCCCTGATCCACCGGATCGCCGGCGTGGTGATGCTGATCTCGGCCGTCTACCACCTGCTCTACCTGGGCATCCGCTTCGCCCGCGGCAACCTCTCCCTGGGCCTGGTCCCGGCGCCGAAGGACGTGCGCGACCTCTTCGCCAACCTCGGCTACTTCTTCGGCCTGCGGAAGGAGCGCCCCGACTTCGGCAACTGGGCCTACCACGAGAAGTTCGACTACTGGGCCGTCTTCTGGGGCGTCGCCATCATGGGCGGCTCGGGGCTCCTGCTCTGGTTCCCCACCTGGTTCGCCAAGGTCCTGCCCGGGCACGCCATCTCCCTGGGGCAGATCGTCCACAGCGACGAGGCCCTGCTGGCCATCCTCGCCATCTTCCTCTGGCACTTCTACAACGTGCACCTGCGGCCCACGGTCTTCCCGATGAGCTGGGTCTGGCTGAACGGCACCATGCCGGCCGAGGCTTACTACGAGGAGCACCGAGGCGCCTACGAGAAGCAGTTCGGCAAGAAGCCCCCGCGCAAGCCCGCCCACGATCTCTGGCACGCCCGCCGGCGCTGGTCCTATGGCGCCCTGGCGATCGTGGTCCTCGCGGCCGTGGTCGTGCTCATCAGCGACGCCTCCGCCATCCGCAACCGCATCGCCGAGCTCTCCGCGCCCGGCGAGACGGCGAAGCCCGCCGCGGTGAAGACCCCGGAGCCCGGGAAGGCCGAGGCCTCGCCGGCGAAGGGCAAGGCCGTCGAGGGCGAGGTCGTGGTCAACGGCGTCGCCGAGAGCGCCTGCTTCGCCTGCCACAACAAGGGCCGCTTCGAGGAGGGCGGGAACTTCCCGCACGGGATGCACTTCGAGGAGCAGGACGTCAGCCGCGACTGCGTCGAGTGCCACCAGGCCACCTGGCACCAGTCGCTGGGCCTCTACACTCAGGTCTGCCTCGACTGCCACGACGCCGAGGAGCTCCCCATCCGCACGGCGCCCGAGGAGGGCACCCCGGAGGAGGGCACCGAGGAGGGAGCCGAGGAGGCGCCGACCCCCGAGGAGTGA
- a CDS encoding ATP-binding protein, with amino-acid sequence MQEGLLTVSIRVKLATLASAIVVLVVLGQTMQSLVVSSMAVQEELSLRARLVLMSVAGAIAQKWEPGEEGLLDADTLPELEPYAERVARVLEVHSFAVLDEHGSLVGFAGEEPTPERIAQASHLRLRATPSSIWAVASRPLELVARAPIIHGDEIVGYVFCTFTSDEPRERLRTLVTTALYSALFWVALGGGLTLWLARRFSQPLVDLATALYEGDEVYSLPPEGPAHGELGVVQRRLVDFTERIQAERARAEDLNQKLRHQVEVVSADLAHSAEQREAILDSIEDAILVCDREARILAANRVAREWLTVPCPEDKAPEDRDECLVLGEHLSAAVLRVVRTGHGETFPLPEAEDPSGGPGRRSLRARIHQAAEGAADADAPVIVILEDLSTWRALEAQVLQSERLASLGTLSAGMAHQIGNHLNAIRGHAELAAQRAGETDERISTLVAGIRDEVRAASDLMQRALQLARTEPVPTVELQIPVLVREALALAEVHARHRGVAIDTSGLADPGCRVWGDPQLLTQVLLNLFVNAIQAMGKGGHLEVSSCCCADETCSITVDDDGPGIEPEAARRIFEPFYTTKPMGEGTGLGLPIARRILELHGGELRFEPRPGKGARFVLVLPVARKDAPRDLQADEEGKRELLGGIFGGPGTRRDGGKGETS; translated from the coding sequence ATGCAAGAGGGCCTCCTCACCGTCAGCATCCGGGTCAAGCTGGCGACCCTCGCCAGCGCCATCGTGGTGCTCGTCGTCCTCGGCCAGACGATGCAGTCGCTGGTCGTGAGCTCCATGGCCGTGCAGGAGGAGCTCTCCCTGCGCGCCCGCCTGGTGCTGATGAGCGTCGCCGGCGCCATCGCCCAGAAGTGGGAGCCGGGGGAGGAGGGCCTCCTCGACGCCGACACCCTCCCGGAGCTCGAGCCCTACGCCGAGCGCGTGGCCCGGGTGCTGGAGGTGCACTCCTTCGCCGTCCTCGACGAGCACGGGAGCCTGGTCGGCTTCGCCGGCGAGGAGCCCACGCCCGAGCGGATCGCCCAGGCGAGCCACCTGCGCCTGCGCGCCACGCCCTCCTCGATCTGGGCGGTGGCCTCCCGCCCCCTGGAGCTCGTGGCCCGCGCCCCGATCATCCACGGGGACGAGATCGTCGGCTACGTCTTCTGCACCTTCACCTCCGACGAGCCCCGCGAGCGCCTGCGGACCCTGGTGACCACCGCCCTCTACTCCGCCCTCTTCTGGGTGGCCCTGGGCGGCGGCCTGACCCTCTGGCTGGCGCGGCGCTTCAGCCAGCCCCTGGTCGACCTGGCCACCGCGCTCTACGAGGGGGACGAGGTCTACTCCCTGCCCCCGGAGGGTCCGGCCCACGGCGAGCTGGGCGTCGTGCAGCGCCGCCTCGTCGACTTCACCGAGCGGATCCAGGCCGAGCGGGCGCGCGCCGAGGATCTCAACCAGAAGCTGCGCCACCAGGTCGAGGTGGTCAGCGCCGACCTCGCCCACAGCGCCGAGCAGCGCGAGGCGATCCTCGACTCGATCGAGGACGCCATCCTCGTCTGCGACCGCGAGGCCCGGATCCTCGCCGCCAACCGGGTCGCCCGGGAGTGGCTGACGGTCCCCTGCCCCGAGGACAAGGCGCCCGAGGATCGGGACGAGTGCCTGGTGCTGGGTGAGCACCTGAGCGCCGCGGTCCTGCGGGTGGTGCGCACCGGCCACGGCGAGACCTTCCCCCTGCCCGAGGCCGAGGATCCCTCCGGTGGGCCCGGGCGCCGGAGCCTGCGGGCCCGGATCCACCAGGCGGCCGAGGGCGCCGCCGACGCCGACGCCCCGGTGATCGTGATCCTCGAGGACCTCTCGACCTGGCGGGCCCTCGAGGCCCAGGTGCTCCAGTCCGAGCGCCTCGCCAGCCTCGGCACCCTCTCGGCTGGCATGGCCCACCAGATCGGCAACCACCTCAACGCCATCCGGGGGCACGCCGAGCTGGCTGCCCAGCGGGCCGGAGAGACCGACGAGCGGATCAGCACCCTCGTCGCCGGGATCCGGGACGAGGTGCGGGCCGCCTCCGACCTGATGCAGCGAGCGCTCCAGCTGGCCCGCACCGAGCCGGTGCCCACGGTCGAGCTGCAGATCCCCGTGCTGGTGCGGGAGGCCCTCGCCCTGGCCGAGGTCCACGCCCGGCACCGGGGCGTCGCCATCGACACCTCGGGGCTGGCGGATCCCGGCTGCAGGGTCTGGGGCGATCCCCAGCTCCTCACCCAGGTGCTGCTCAACCTCTTCGTCAACGCGATCCAGGCGATGGGCAAGGGCGGCCACCTCGAGGTCAGCTCCTGCTGCTGCGCCGACGAGACCTGCTCGATCACCGTCGACGACGACGGACCGGGCATCGAGCCCGAGGCGGCCCGCCGCATCTTCGAGCCCTTCTACACGACCAAGCCCATGGGCGAGGGCACCGGCCTCGGGCTGCCCATCGCCCGCCGCATCCTCGAGCTCCACGGCGGGGAGCTGCGCTTCGAGCCGCGGCCGGGCAAGGGGGCTCGCTTCGTCCTGGTCCTGCCGGTCGCCCGCAAGGACGCGCCGCGGGATCTGCAGGCCGACGAGGAGGGCAAGCGGGAGCTCCTCGGGGGGATCTTCGGAGGCCCGGGCACGCGCCGCGACGGGGGCAAGGGAGAGACATCATGA
- a CDS encoding aldehyde ferredoxin oxidoreductase N-terminal domain-containing protein: protein MRYAETGFNLEIDLTRGSIERVPSDPRYTEQHLGGLGTNARIFWDRVPPETDAFDPENLLIFGAGLLAGTPVPSGNRTIVSSISPQTKLFGFSMMGGFFGPELKHAGYDKIILRGKSPEWVYLWIHDDKVELRDATMLKGLGTLESAELIRQELEEPEAAVASIGLAGENRVFFASIEQGRSSASRMGLGAVMGDKKLKAIAVKGSGDLNIAKPLEFLKICNEALRFIEHRNDNPIPGVMPILAGLGSPQEMQVHDEKWHTENFVWGNARVRRKGFWTDEIQKAWTDTMETMRTRLLSCHNCPMKCGAAISVDTRLCSYMMKCFSKLTYTMGAFSDLDFGLRIAQKATEHGVDAFSCPQTMAFAVELYEDGILTDEDLPDFPEKSEDRFYYLLDKIVRREGIGDVLADGTHWAGERIGKGAPAYAHNNIRKTEQLPLKLGMLNPIYFLMYSTGEKASITQIEGNYPQAPFPTREEREAFVADWPQVPDERFKEWFLEWELRGEKSIPYTPGLEATCELVHWQEQQHYIDDAIGLCAGLSSFPLKPPFHIHNLPDLISAGSGLDLDEEKLKTITARTRTLVRCNNILRGLRRSDEKPPEDHWKQRFPELEEQLLDAYYAFKGWNSEGIPTAKTLRALGLGYVAETFLERGILSAEAEAAEAPAEVPAS, encoded by the coding sequence ATGAGGTACGCAGAGACCGGGTTCAATCTCGAGATCGATCTGACACGTGGAAGTATAGAGCGTGTTCCCTCGGACCCCCGCTACACCGAGCAGCACCTCGGCGGGCTGGGCACCAACGCCCGGATCTTCTGGGACCGGGTGCCCCCCGAGACCGACGCCTTCGACCCCGAGAACCTCCTCATCTTCGGCGCGGGCCTCCTGGCCGGCACGCCGGTGCCCAGCGGCAACCGGACGATCGTCTCCTCGATCTCGCCCCAGACCAAGCTCTTCGGCTTCTCGATGATGGGCGGCTTCTTTGGCCCTGAGCTCAAGCACGCCGGCTACGACAAGATCATCCTGCGCGGGAAGTCGCCGGAGTGGGTCTACCTCTGGATCCACGACGACAAGGTCGAGCTGCGCGACGCCACGATGCTGAAGGGCCTCGGCACCCTGGAGTCCGCCGAGCTGATCCGCCAGGAGCTCGAGGAGCCCGAGGCGGCGGTCGCCTCTATCGGCCTCGCCGGTGAGAACCGGGTCTTCTTCGCCTCCATCGAGCAGGGCCGCTCCTCGGCCAGCCGGATGGGGCTCGGCGCGGTCATGGGCGACAAGAAGCTCAAGGCCATCGCGGTGAAGGGCAGCGGCGATCTCAACATCGCCAAGCCCCTCGAGTTCCTGAAGATCTGCAACGAGGCCCTGCGCTTCATCGAGCACCGCAACGACAACCCCATCCCCGGCGTGATGCCCATCCTGGCCGGCCTTGGCTCGCCCCAGGAGATGCAGGTCCACGACGAGAAGTGGCACACCGAGAACTTCGTCTGGGGCAACGCCCGGGTGCGCCGGAAGGGCTTCTGGACCGACGAGATCCAGAAGGCCTGGACCGACACCATGGAGACCATGCGCACCCGCCTGCTCTCCTGCCACAACTGCCCGATGAAGTGCGGCGCGGCGATCTCGGTCGACACTCGCCTCTGCTCGTACATGATGAAGTGCTTCTCGAAGCTCACCTACACGATGGGCGCCTTCTCGGACCTCGACTTCGGGCTGCGCATCGCCCAGAAGGCCACCGAGCACGGGGTGGACGCCTTCTCGTGTCCGCAGACGATGGCCTTCGCCGTCGAGCTCTACGAGGACGGCATCCTCACCGACGAGGACCTGCCCGACTTCCCCGAGAAGTCCGAGGACCGCTTCTACTACCTCCTCGACAAGATCGTCCGGCGGGAGGGGATCGGCGATGTCCTGGCGGACGGCACCCACTGGGCCGGTGAGCGCATCGGCAAGGGCGCGCCGGCCTACGCCCACAACAACATCCGCAAGACCGAGCAGCTCCCCCTGAAGCTGGGCATGCTCAACCCGATCTACTTCCTGATGTACAGCACCGGGGAGAAGGCCAGCATCACCCAGATCGAGGGCAACTACCCCCAGGCTCCCTTCCCGACCCGGGAGGAGCGGGAGGCCTTCGTCGCCGACTGGCCCCAGGTGCCGGACGAGCGCTTCAAGGAGTGGTTCCTGGAGTGGGAGCTGCGGGGCGAGAAGTCGATCCCCTACACGCCGGGCCTCGAGGCCACCTGCGAGCTGGTCCACTGGCAGGAGCAGCAGCACTACATCGACGACGCCATCGGGCTCTGCGCCGGGCTCTCCTCCTTCCCGCTGAAGCCTCCCTTCCACATCCACAACCTGCCCGACCTCATCTCGGCGGGCTCGGGGCTGGACCTGGACGAGGAGAAGCTGAAGACCATCACCGCCCGCACCCGCACCCTGGTCCGCTGCAACAACATCCTGCGCGGCCTGCGGCGCTCCGACGAGAAGCCGCCCGAGGATCACTGGAAGCAGCGCTTCCCCGAGCTGGAGGAGCAGCTCCTCGACGCCTACTACGCCTTCAAGGGCTGGAACAGCGAGGGCATCCCCACGGCGAAGACCCTCCGGGCGCTGGGCCTGGGCTACGTGGCCGAGACCTTCCTCGAGCGGGGCATCCTCTCCGCCGAGGCCGAGGCCGCCGAGGCCCCCGCGGAGGTGCCCGCATCATGA